One region of Bacillota bacterium genomic DNA includes:
- a CDS encoding carbohydrate kinase, producing the protein MQEPIRVITYDVGTSGVKTSLLEIGNEIELLSSEYSTYELFILEDGGAEQDPEELWEAMCTTTRGILTGSGIDPRDIAGISFCSQMQGVVLVDQNGKPLRRLMSYMDQRARKELQEGLGHGLMVSGVNVFKLIQSLRETGAVSASVKDPVWKYKWVENNEPEIFRKVYKWLDVKEYLIARCTGQFIMTEDSAFASLLYNIREGKKGWSEKICRMLGVNMNHLAEIRKSTDKVGEVTAEAAAELGLLPGTAVFGGGGDASLIGVGAGSVALGDTHIYAGTSGWVSTVVDRSIVDPFAMIAAIVGAQHGKFNYFAELETAGKCFEWVKDHLALDEIGIYLQKKTIDESAEQIYKSLYDYLSHVVDSIPAGSSGVVFTPWLHGNRCPFEDPNARGTFFNISLETGKTELIRSVLEGICFHLAWMLEAQEKKIRISPTVRFVGGGALSDVTCQILADVLGRKVETVDSPQNVGTVGAAVVIAVGLGVFSSFEEAKKHIPVTRTFHPDSGNKEIYDRNYAVFKNLYNSNRKNFKLLNE; encoded by the coding sequence TTGCAGGAACCCATCCGTGTTATCACTTACGATGTAGGAACTTCGGGGGTCAAAACTTCCCTGCTGGAGATCGGTAATGAGATTGAATTGCTGAGTTCGGAATACTCCACATATGAACTCTTCATTCTGGAGGATGGGGGCGCCGAACAGGACCCGGAAGAATTGTGGGAAGCGATGTGTACGACAACACGGGGCATCCTCACCGGCAGCGGGATTGATCCCCGGGATATTGCCGGTATCTCTTTCTGTTCCCAGATGCAAGGGGTGGTTCTTGTTGATCAGAATGGCAAGCCCCTCCGGCGACTGATGAGCTACATGGATCAACGTGCCAGAAAGGAACTGCAGGAAGGGCTGGGGCATGGCCTGATGGTTTCCGGTGTCAACGTCTTCAAATTGATCCAATCGCTACGGGAAACGGGCGCAGTTTCGGCCAGTGTGAAGGATCCCGTATGGAAATACAAATGGGTAGAAAACAACGAGCCCGAGATCTTCCGCAAAGTCTACAAGTGGCTCGATGTAAAAGAGTATCTGATCGCCCGCTGTACGGGGCAGTTCATCATGACCGAGGACTCCGCCTTCGCCTCCTTGCTTTACAATATACGTGAAGGGAAAAAAGGGTGGAGCGAAAAAATATGCAGGATGCTGGGTGTGAATATGAACCATCTGGCAGAAATCAGAAAATCAACCGACAAGGTCGGCGAAGTGACTGCGGAGGCGGCGGCCGAGCTGGGGCTCCTGCCCGGAACGGCTGTCTTCGGCGGTGGCGGTGACGCCTCCCTGATCGGCGTGGGTGCCGGCTCCGTTGCCCTCGGCGACACCCATATATACGCGGGTACATCCGGATGGGTCTCCACGGTTGTTGACAGATCCATTGTCGATCCCTTTGCCATGATTGCCGCGATCGTCGGAGCGCAGCACGGTAAATTCAACTATTTTGCCGAACTGGAGACTGCCGGTAAATGTTTTGAGTGGGTGAAGGATCATCTGGCGCTGGACGAGATCGGGATCTATCTCCAGAAAAAGACGATCGATGAATCTGCAGAACAGATATACAAAAGTCTTTATGATTATCTCTCCCACGTGGTCGACAGTATCCCCGCCGGCAGCAGCGGTGTAGTCTTCACACCGTGGTTGCACGGCAACCGCTGTCCTTTTGAAGATCCCAACGCACGTGGAACGTTCTTCAACATCAGCCTGGAAACGGGGAAAACAGAACTGATCCGCTCCGTACTGGAAGGCATCTGTTTTCATCTGGCCTGGATGCTAGAAGCTCAGGAGAAAAAAATAAGGATATCACCGACAGTCCGTTTCGTGGGCGGAGGCGCCCTGTCAGATGTCACCTGCCAGATTCTTGCCGATGTCCTGGGCCGGAAAGTGGAGACGGTGGATAGCCCCCAGAATGTGGGGACAGTCGGTGCAGCGGTGGTGATTGCCGTCGGCCTGGGAGTGTTCTCCTCCTTTGAAGAGGCCAAGAAACATATCCCTGTGACCAGAACATTTCATCCCGATTCCGGCAACAAGGAGATCTATGATCGCAATTATGCCGTGTTCAAAAATCTGTACAACAGCAACCGGAAAAATTTCAAGCTCCTGAATGAATAA
- a CDS encoding TetR/AcrR family transcriptional regulator, protein MRKIYHKKTFEGISEEKRNNLLDVAAREFACKGFDNANINDIAAEAGISVGSIYKYFDTKKDLFLTCVNLGIDTLEKVMNDILISNDDIFVKIEKIVRTIQSFSRSHRNLTILYNEMTSESNVELTWEAASQMESISAKVYTFLIGQAQEAGVVREDILSQFLAFFLDNLFVMLQFAYSCEYYRKRFEIYAGEEILDDDDLLLEQFMNFIKAAFKGSTN, encoded by the coding sequence ATGAGAAAAATATATCACAAGAAAACATTTGAAGGAATTTCTGAAGAAAAACGCAACAACTTGCTCGATGTGGCTGCCAGGGAATTTGCCTGCAAGGGTTTTGACAACGCCAATATCAATGATATCGCCGCGGAAGCAGGTATAAGTGTGGGATCCATCTACAAGTATTTTGATACCAAGAAAGATCTTTTTCTGACCTGCGTGAATCTGGGGATCGATACCCTGGAGAAAGTGATGAATGATATTCTGATCTCCAACGATGACATCTTCGTTAAAATCGAGAAGATCGTGCGCACGATCCAGTCTTTCTCTCGCTCCCATCGGAATCTGACCATCCTTTACAACGAGATGACCTCGGAAAGCAATGTAGAACTCACCTGGGAAGCTGCTTCCCAGATGGAGTCCATCTCGGCCAAGGTATATACTTTTCTGATCGGGCAGGCGCAAGAAGCCGGTGTAGTCCGGGAAGATATCCTCTCTCAATTCCTGGCTTTCTTTCTGGATAACCTTTTTGTAATGCTGCAGTTTGCCTATTCCTGCGAATATTACCGCAAACGTTTCGAGATATATGCGGGAGAAGAGATATTGGATGATGATGACCTCTTGCTCGAACAGTTCATGAATTTTATCAAAGCAGCTTTCAAAGGTTCCACAAATTGA
- a CDS encoding aminotransferase class III-fold pyridoxal phosphate-dependent enzyme, with protein sequence MDRRFAISKYHDAAAVTRQLDELIRKPIYTIKPEALERYEREYYGKKCKKSKAIIDQAIDYIPGGVQHNLAFNHPFPLVFTKAEGPYLYDIDGNKYYDFLQAGGPTVLGSNPPEVREKVMELLNECGPSTGLFHEYEYKLARKIAELFPAVEMFRMLNSGSESCMAALRIARLATKKKHILKMGGAYHGWSDQLAYGIRVPGSRFTQAPGIPLHIFALTQEFFPNDLDDLEKKLEINKYRGGTAAVLMEPVGPESGTRPLDYDFNKGVEKLCRKHGALLIFDEVVTAFRIGLSGAQGYFGVSPDLTIFGKVVAGGYPSAGGIGGKREYMKYLAAGIKGGDKHKKALVGGTLAANPLSCVAGYYTICEMERTNAAQKAGQMGDRLTEGLQELIKKYNLPFVAFNQGSIVHLETVGTMHFTINMMKPWTIPGVIKATSERKTEMEHMGAAYMAEGLVTLAGSRLYTSAAYDEEMIDDALTRFDRVFANVAMKEK encoded by the coding sequence ATGGATCGAAGATTTGCCATATCGAAGTATCATGACGCTGCAGCAGTAACCAGACAGCTTGATGAACTGATCAGGAAACCGATCTATACCATCAAGCCGGAGGCATTGGAACGTTATGAACGAGAATATTATGGAAAGAAGTGCAAGAAATCCAAGGCTATAATTGACCAGGCCATTGATTATATTCCTGGCGGTGTTCAGCATAACCTGGCTTTCAACCATCCGTTTCCACTGGTTTTTACCAAAGCTGAAGGTCCTTACCTGTATGATATTGATGGCAACAAGTATTACGATTTTTTGCAGGCAGGAGGCCCCACCGTGCTCGGTTCCAACCCACCTGAAGTAAGGGAGAAGGTAATGGAGCTGCTCAACGAATGCGGACCTTCAACCGGCTTGTTTCATGAATATGAGTACAAATTGGCCCGTAAAATAGCGGAACTTTTCCCCGCGGTGGAGATGTTTCGCATGCTGAATTCCGGCTCCGAGAGCTGCATGGCTGCTCTCCGGATAGCGCGGCTGGCAACCAAAAAGAAACATATCCTGAAGATGGGCGGAGCCTACCACGGATGGAGTGACCAGCTTGCCTACGGTATTCGTGTCCCGGGCTCAAGATTCACCCAGGCGCCCGGTATCCCCCTGCATATCTTTGCTCTTACCCAGGAGTTTTTCCCCAATGACCTGGATGATCTGGAAAAAAAGCTGGAGATAAACAAGTACCGCGGCGGAACTGCAGCGGTGCTGATGGAACCGGTGGGGCCGGAGAGTGGCACCAGGCCCCTGGATTATGATTTCAACAAAGGGGTGGAGAAACTCTGTCGCAAACACGGCGCCCTGCTGATCTTCGACGAGGTGGTTACCGCTTTCAGAATCGGCCTTTCCGGAGCCCAGGGCTATTTCGGTGTCTCGCCGGACCTGACCATCTTCGGAAAAGTTGTTGCCGGGGGCTATCCGAGTGCCGGTGGTATCGGAGGCAAGAGGGAATACATGAAATACCTTGCCGCCGGGATCAAGGGCGGTGACAAACACAAGAAGGCACTCGTAGGTGGCACGTTGGCGGCCAACCCCCTGAGTTGCGTGGCCGGATACTACACCATCTGTGAAATGGAGCGGACCAACGCGGCGCAGAAAGCCGGTCAGATGGGCGACCGTCTCACCGAGGGGCTGCAGGAACTTATCAAAAAATATAATCTGCCTTTTGTGGCCTTCAACCAGGGGTCAATCGTTCATCTGGAAACGGTGGGAACGATGCATTTCACTATCAACATGATGAAACCATGGACCATACCCGGCGTTATCAAGGCTACTTCTGAACGAAAAACGGAGATGGAGCACATGGGGGCTGCCTACATGGCCGAGGGGCTGGTCACCCTTGCCGGCAGCAGGCTCTATACCAGTGCCGCATATGATGAAGAGATGATCGATGATGCGCTGACACGCTTTGACAGGGTCTTTGCCAATGTAGCCATGAAAGAAAAATAG
- a CDS encoding class II aldolase/adducin family protein has translation MNLREARKIVIHAGKQLLESGLIARTWGNVSCRISETQFVITPSGRAYETLTPDEIVLVNIEDCNYVGDLKPSSEKGIHAEVYKRRHDVNFVIHTHQANASMVSPLQIGIDVTDPEMAAIIGPRVPTAAYGLPGTKKLAKGVAEALMPNSQAVIMAYHGALCMGQDYEEAFRVASTLEKACADFVKERYLVLSGDEVFDETALREQFVVSATNNTATPDVAPRHLYNSVREGNVFNLYPEADAKIGFPEDKNSGIEVGLYDTWSREGIPDEADLHRQIYLKNKGATAIIHAMSPDIFTVSRLKKTIYPLLDDFAQIVGVSVPALVYDRTIEAAERIGWLMKGRNAVLIENNGALCCGPSKSDAAAVAMIMEKGCRTIIGSSLFGKVKPISPLESLLMRFVYLTRYSKKAAEK, from the coding sequence ATGAACTTGCGCGAAGCCAGAAAGATTGTCATTCATGCCGGCAAACAATTGCTCGAATCGGGGTTGATTGCCCGGACATGGGGTAATGTGAGCTGCCGTATCAGTGAGACCCAGTTTGTAATTACCCCCAGCGGAAGGGCGTATGAAACGTTGACGCCCGATGAGATAGTCCTTGTCAATATCGAAGATTGCAACTATGTGGGCGACCTGAAACCATCTTCCGAGAAAGGGATCCATGCGGAGGTGTACAAACGGCGGCACGATGTAAATTTTGTCATCCACACGCATCAGGCCAATGCTTCCATGGTCAGCCCGTTGCAGATAGGCATTGATGTCACCGACCCGGAAATGGCGGCGATAATTGGACCGCGGGTTCCCACCGCTGCATACGGGCTCCCCGGGACAAAAAAATTGGCGAAGGGTGTGGCCGAAGCGCTCATGCCGAACAGCCAGGCGGTCATCATGGCTTATCACGGAGCACTCTGCATGGGGCAGGATTACGAGGAAGCGTTTCGCGTAGCCTCCACGCTGGAAAAAGCCTGTGCCGATTTTGTCAAGGAACGTTACCTCGTTTTGAGCGGGGATGAGGTATTTGACGAGACGGCCTTGAGGGAACAATTCGTGGTTTCGGCGACAAACAATACTGCCACACCGGATGTTGCTCCACGGCACCTGTACAACAGTGTCCGCGAGGGAAATGTTTTCAACCTCTATCCGGAGGCGGATGCAAAGATCGGGTTTCCCGAGGATAAGAACAGCGGTATTGAAGTGGGGCTTTATGATACATGGTCACGGGAAGGTATCCCCGATGAGGCCGATCTGCATCGGCAGATCTACCTGAAAAACAAGGGGGCCACGGCTATCATCCATGCCATGTCACCGGACATCTTTACCGTTTCCCGTCTGAAAAAAACAATCTATCCCCTGCTGGATGATTTTGCCCAGATCGTCGGAGTCAGTGTTCCGGCACTCGTTTATGACCGGACGATAGAAGCGGCGGAAAGAATAGGCTGGCTGATGAAAGGGCGCAATGCCGTTTTGATTGAAAATAACGGTGCTCTGTGTTGCGGGCCAAGCAAGAGCGATGCCGCCGCAGTGGCCATGATCATGGAGAAGGGGTGCAGGACCATTATCGGCTCGAGCCTGTTTGGAAAGGTCAAGCCGATCAGCCCCCTTGAATCTCTCCTGATGCGGTTTGTCTATCTGACCAGATATTCAAAGAAAGCAGCGGAAAAATGA
- a CDS encoding MBL fold metallo-hydrolase — translation MQSRKKIMVLALLMVLALTLFALLCCGCSPAEEPDGGPGSGDASPAGDEKKDEEEDDEAVSLTYLGHATFVLENEDGKVLIDPYNPQFGTYGRIDMEADVVTISHEHDDHNYAAGGGDDAVVLRGLTSGGDWNEVEYHLGETRIYNVGGTLHGRGLGRNSIFVFDTPSLRLVHLGDLGHLLTDDQINFIGNVDVLMIPVDGYYTIPRREIIELITRISPSVVIPIHYLTVDNEDSNLATLDDFLSEEIPYSVKKKGSTLTLSAMQLPGRTEVWTMDYTRPRGAD, via the coding sequence TTGCAGAGCAGAAAGAAAATAATGGTGTTGGCCCTGCTGATGGTTCTGGCGCTCACGCTATTTGCCCTGCTTTGTTGCGGGTGTTCCCCGGCAGAGGAACCTGACGGAGGCCCGGGCAGTGGCGATGCCTCCCCGGCGGGTGATGAAAAAAAGGACGAGGAAGAAGACGATGAGGCGGTGAGCCTTACCTACCTGGGACATGCAACCTTTGTTCTGGAAAACGAGGATGGGAAGGTGCTTATCGACCCCTACAATCCCCAGTTTGGCACTTACGGGCGCATAGATATGGAAGCCGATGTGGTGACCATCTCGCATGAACATGATGATCATAATTATGCGGCGGGTGGCGGTGACGATGCCGTGGTTTTGCGAGGACTTACCTCGGGCGGCGATTGGAACGAGGTTGAATATCATCTCGGGGAGACCCGTATCTACAATGTCGGCGGGACCCTGCACGGCCGGGGTCTGGGCAGAAACAGCATCTTCGTCTTTGACACACCCTCATTGCGTCTTGTACATCTGGGCGACCTCGGGCATCTGCTTACCGATGACCAGATCAACTTCATCGGCAACGTCGATGTATTGATGATTCCGGTGGACGGATATTACACGATTCCGCGGCGGGAAATCATCGAATTGATCACCCGGATATCACCATCCGTGGTCATTCCCATTCATTACCTCACCGTCGATAATGAAGATTCCAATCTTGCGACACTGGATGATTTCCTCTCCGAGGAAATCCCCTATTCCGTAAAGAAAAAGGGCAGCACGCTTACATTGTCAGCCATGCAATTGCCCGGTCGGACCGAGGTCTGGACGATGGATTATACCAGACCCCGAGGTGCAGATTGA
- a CDS encoding polysaccharide deacetylase family protein — protein sequence MFTVIINLRSKWVKIAIGIVIVGLLISLPYFFGVHKKLAPVFQPEENHLPIYYVETPEKKIAISFDASWGAERTPKILEILREHDLKSTFFVTGIWIKAYPDRVKQIAEEGHEIGNHTATHPHMNQLSSQQIKEEMEKVDEMIHKLTGKRPKLFRPPFGEYNSNVIKTVTSLGYIPVQWSIDSLDWRNLNKEAIIERVTSNPQNGAIILFHNDGLHTPAALPEIIEFYTRNGYTIVPISELIYWKDYEIDPVNGAQRRIKKQKKD from the coding sequence GTGTTTACGGTTATTATCAATCTACGGTCAAAGTGGGTAAAAATAGCGATAGGGATCGTGATTGTGGGGCTTCTGATCAGCCTACCCTATTTTTTCGGTGTACACAAAAAGCTTGCCCCGGTGTTTCAGCCCGAAGAAAACCATCTGCCCATCTATTACGTGGAGACACCGGAGAAGAAAATCGCCATCTCCTTCGACGCCAGTTGGGGGGCGGAACGCACCCCCAAAATCCTGGAAATACTCAGGGAACATGATCTCAAATCGACCTTTTTTGTTACCGGTATATGGATAAAAGCATATCCCGATCGCGTCAAGCAGATAGCGGAAGAGGGCCATGAGATTGGCAATCATACCGCGACACATCCGCACATGAACCAGCTTAGCAGCCAGCAGATCAAGGAAGAGATGGAAAAGGTGGATGAGATGATCCACAAGCTTACCGGAAAACGACCCAAATTGTTCCGCCCTCCTTTTGGGGAATACAACAGCAACGTGATCAAAACTGTTACCTCGCTTGGCTATATCCCCGTGCAGTGGAGTATCGACTCCCTGGACTGGAGAAACCTTAACAAGGAAGCAATTATCGAGAGGGTCACCTCCAACCCGCAGAATGGCGCCATCATCCTTTTCCATAATGATGGGCTGCACACGCCGGCCGCCCTCCCTGAAATCATCGAGTTCTATACCAGGAACGGTTATACGATCGTTCCCATTTCGGAACTGATTTACTGGAAAGACTATGAGATAGACCCTGTTAACGGCGCACAGAGGCGGATAAAAAAACAAAAGAAAGATTGA
- a CDS encoding glycoside hydrolase family 18 protein, with the protein MVGYYPSWGAYQGFLPDRVDASKLTHLNYAFANIGSDLKIALGDADVDIANFKKLDELKRRHPHLKTLISVGGWTWSGRFSDAALTDSSRTAFADSCLQFILQYGFDGLDLDWEYPVTGGLPGNITRASDKQNFTLLLKKIRETFDARSAVDGREYLLTIAGGSGSWYVKNTEPGILHRYLDYAQIMTYDIHAHWDSYTDFNAPLYSNTDPSPQNKWSADEAVKAWQNAGFPLHKLVLGIPFYGYRYRTVTDANNGLYQNFTEGVYISYKSISDNFLNAPGYQRHFHPQSRVPWIYNGTTFISYEDEESIGHKADYIKSRGLAGAMIWELSHDPDRVLLHSLYRALH; encoded by the coding sequence ATGGTCGGCTATTATCCCTCCTGGGGTGCCTACCAGGGATTTTTACCCGACCGGGTGGATGCTTCGAAGCTGACCCATCTCAACTATGCATTCGCCAATATCGGCAGCGACCTGAAAATAGCCCTCGGGGATGCGGATGTTGATATCGCCAATTTCAAAAAACTGGATGAGTTGAAACGCAGGCACCCCCATCTCAAAACGCTTATCTCGGTGGGAGGCTGGACCTGGTCAGGACGCTTCTCCGATGCCGCACTGACCGATTCATCAAGGACGGCATTCGCCGATAGTTGTCTGCAATTCATTCTGCAATACGGATTTGACGGCCTGGACCTGGATTGGGAATACCCGGTCACCGGCGGGCTGCCCGGGAATATAACCCGTGCATCGGATAAACAGAATTTTACCCTGCTGTTGAAGAAAATACGGGAAACGTTTGATGCCCGCAGTGCCGTTGACGGGCGGGAATACCTGCTGACCATCGCCGGAGGATCCGGCAGCTGGTACGTGAAGAATACGGAACCGGGTATACTGCACAGATATCTTGACTATGCCCAGATCATGACCTACGACATCCACGCCCACTGGGATAGCTACACCGATTTCAACGCCCCCCTGTACAGCAACACCGATCCTTCTCCCCAGAATAAATGGAGTGCTGACGAGGCAGTCAAGGCCTGGCAAAATGCCGGTTTCCCCCTGCACAAACTGGTGCTGGGAATTCCCTTTTACGGCTACCGTTACCGGACCGTAACAGATGCCAACAACGGCCTTTACCAAAATTTCACGGAAGGGGTTTACATCAGTTACAAGAGCATCTCCGACAATTTTCTCAACGCTCCGGGCTATCAGCGCCACTTCCATCCGCAGTCCAGGGTGCCCTGGATCTACAACGGCACAACCTTCATCAGTTACGAGGATGAAGAATCGATAGGACACAAGGCCGACTATATAAAATCCCGGGGGCTGGCCGGAGCCATGATCTGGGAGCTGAGCCACGACCCCGACCGGGTTTTGCTGCATTCCCTTTACCGTGCCTTGCATTAG
- a CDS encoding histidinol-phosphate transaminase: protein MLKLPRRRTCLDRIKPYVPGKPVEEVKRELGLDDVIKLASNENPLGPSPMALEALKEALPALNYYPDGSCFLLKEALASRLDLQGDQLIFGNGSDEVLKLLAEAYLEPGDEVIVPTPSFSEYEFVTRIMGGEVKYAPLKPDFSYDLETMLDMVTNLTRLIFVCSPNNPTGTIVTGKDLDDFMRRLPQGVIVVIDEAYAEYVTTPEYPQSLKYVRQGAPVIVLRTFSKIHGLAGLRIGYGAAPAELIADLDRVCEPFNVNQAAQVAALAALDDEEHLRRSIALVEEGRVRMARGLQDIGLQPVPSQANFYFVDTGFDARQVFDRLLRRGVIVRSGDIFGFPTFIRVNFGLPEENVRFLKALEEVLGELKGNS, encoded by the coding sequence ATGTTGAAACTTCCGCGAAGAAGGACTTGCCTTGACCGGATCAAGCCCTATGTTCCCGGTAAACCTGTTGAAGAAGTCAAGAGGGAGCTGGGCCTGGATGATGTTATCAAGCTGGCCTCGAACGAGAACCCGCTGGGCCCGTCACCCATGGCATTGGAAGCACTGAAAGAGGCACTGCCTGCATTGAATTATTATCCCGATGGCTCCTGTTTTCTGCTGAAGGAAGCGCTGGCCTCCAGACTGGATCTGCAAGGAGACCAGCTGATCTTCGGCAACGGTTCGGATGAGGTTTTGAAGTTGCTGGCGGAAGCCTACCTGGAGCCGGGGGACGAGGTGATCGTACCCACCCCGTCATTTTCGGAATACGAATTTGTGACCCGTATCATGGGCGGGGAGGTCAAATATGCTCCCTTGAAACCCGATTTCAGCTACGATCTGGAAACCATGCTGGACATGGTCACCAACCTCACCCGCCTGATTTTTGTCTGCAGCCCCAACAATCCCACCGGAACCATCGTTACCGGTAAAGATCTGGATGATTTTATGCGGAGGCTGCCGCAAGGGGTAATTGTGGTAATCGACGAGGCCTATGCCGAATATGTTACCACCCCGGAGTATCCGCAGAGCCTGAAATATGTTCGGCAGGGTGCGCCTGTCATCGTGTTGCGGACTTTCTCCAAGATACACGGATTGGCCGGGCTGCGCATCGGCTACGGGGCGGCTCCGGCAGAACTGATTGCCGACCTGGACAGGGTATGTGAACCGTTCAATGTCAACCAGGCTGCACAGGTCGCAGCTCTGGCGGCGCTTGATGATGAGGAACACCTGCGGCGTAGCATTGCCCTGGTCGAGGAAGGCCGTGTCCGGATGGCACGGGGTTTGCAGGATATCGGTCTTCAACCGGTTCCCTCCCAGGCCAATTTTTACTTCGTGGATACCGGGTTTGATGCACGGCAGGTTTTTGACCGTCTGCTGCGGCGAGGGGTTATCGTGCGTTCGGGAGATATCTTCGGGTTTCCCACCTTTATCAGGGTCAACTTCGGCCTGCCCGAGGAGAATGTACGGTTTCTGAAGGCTCTCGAGGAAGTGTTGGGTGAGTTGAAAGGCAATTCATAG
- a CDS encoding 3-isopropylmalate dehydrogenase: protein MYKIAVIPGDGTGPEQINEALKVLAAAASRHGFKYETEEYDLGGKFYRRTGEALPDSVLEELKQFDAILLGAIGDPEVKPGILERGLLLKLRFELDLYINLRPVKLYPGVYTPLKEKGPQDIDFVVVRENTEGLYCGGGGFLRHGTADEVAVQESINTRKGVERCIRYAFDHARRLRPRRQLTLCGKTNVLTYAFDLWERVFHEVGEEYPEIRRDYAHVDAICMWMVKNPEWFDVIVTDNMFGDIITDLGAIIQGGMGIAAGGNLHPGKVSMFEPIGGSAPKYTGKNVINPLAAICAVAMMLEFLGEARAAGTVESAVATACEKHLKSLNAGEMGFSTSAVGDLVASICAG, encoded by the coding sequence ATGTACAAAATTGCTGTTATTCCCGGGGATGGCACCGGGCCGGAGCAGATCAACGAGGCCCTGAAAGTGCTGGCGGCAGCCGCCTCCAGGCATGGTTTCAAATATGAGACGGAGGAATATGACCTGGGCGGCAAGTTTTACCGACGGACCGGTGAAGCCCTGCCGGACAGTGTCCTGGAGGAGCTGAAACAGTTTGATGCCATCCTGCTGGGTGCTATCGGTGATCCCGAAGTGAAACCGGGTATCCTGGAAAGGGGCCTGCTCCTGAAATTGCGCTTCGAGCTTGATCTCTACATCAACCTGCGCCCCGTGAAACTCTACCCCGGTGTTTACACGCCGCTCAAGGAAAAAGGGCCGCAGGACATAGATTTTGTCGTCGTGCGTGAAAATACCGAGGGGCTTTATTGCGGAGGCGGGGGTTTTCTGCGCCACGGCACCGCCGATGAGGTGGCCGTCCAGGAGTCGATCAACACCCGCAAAGGGGTGGAACGTTGTATACGCTATGCCTTCGATCACGCCAGACGGCTCCGCCCGCGCCGTCAACTGACCCTCTGCGGCAAGACCAATGTCCTCACCTATGCCTTTGATCTCTGGGAACGGGTTTTCCATGAAGTTGGTGAGGAATATCCCGAGATCAGAAGAGATTATGCCCATGTGGATGCGATCTGCATGTGGATGGTAAAAAACCCGGAATGGTTCGACGTCATCGTTACCGATAACATGTTCGGCGATATCATCACCGATCTGGGAGCGATAATACAGGGGGGAATGGGAATCGCTGCCGGCGGGAACCTTCATCCGGGCAAGGTTTCCATGTTCGAACCCATCGGAGGGTCGGCCCCCAAATACACGGGTAAAAATGTGATCAATCCGCTTGCTGCCATATGCGCGGTGGCGATGATGCTTGAATTTCTGGGCGAGGCCAGGGCTGCCGGAACTGTCGAGTCGGCGGTGGCCACGGCTTGCGAGAAACACTTGAAAAGTCTCAATGCGGGAGAGATGGGTTTCTCCACCTCTGCCGTGGGGGACCTCGTTGCCTCCATCTGCGCAGGGTAG
- a CDS encoding YqeG family HAD IIIA-type phosphatase: MWERLYPDIILQSIHDLDTDYLKQEGISGIILDLDNTLVPLGDRDVSPRVCRWVDNLKEEGFKLYIVSNSTPGKGEKLAQQVGVSAIWLAVKPRRRAFRLALQRMGLEAGEVAVIGDQVVTDVLGGNRLGLMTILVRRSGRDMPFTRITRMLERRVLKKMEEEGLFPADRYRKEDVAD; this comes from the coding sequence ATGTGGGAAAGGTTGTATCCCGACATCATCTTGCAGAGCATCCACGATCTGGATACTGACTACCTTAAACAGGAAGGGATCTCCGGCATCATCCTGGATCTGGACAATACCCTTGTCCCCCTGGGGGACCGGGATGTCTCCCCACGGGTCTGCCGCTGGGTTGACAATCTCAAGGAAGAAGGGTTCAAGCTGTACATTGTCTCCAACAGTACGCCGGGCAAGGGCGAAAAATTGGCGCAACAGGTGGGCGTTTCTGCCATCTGGCTGGCAGTCAAACCCCGGCGCCGTGCTTTCCGCCTGGCACTGCAGAGGATGGGCCTGGAGGCGGGTGAGGTTGCGGTGATCGGCGACCAGGTCGTCACCGACGTTCTGGGTGGCAACCGCCTGGGATTGATGACCATTCTCGTCAGGCGTTCGGGGAGGGACATGCCTTTTACGAGGATAACCCGCATGCTGGAGAGGCGGGTTCTGAAGAAGATGGAGGAAGAAGGCCTTTTCCCGGCAGACCGCTACCGGAAAGAAGATGTTGCCGACTGA